A window of candidate division KSB1 bacterium contains these coding sequences:
- a CDS encoding glycosyltransferase → MKVLFVSSGNNQWGITPIVKAQGESLKKEGVELDYFTIQGKGVLGYLGNLPALRERIESFEPDLVHAHYSLSAITASFACTKPMVVSLMGSDTVISHYMKWIIALFARLKWQRVIVKSRSMLDNIGLRFAEIIPNGVETNFWQPKEKESSKRKVGFDIDHPQVVWLAESETIFKELPIGRTGYWSGGK, encoded by the coding sequence ATGAAAGTATTATTCGTTTCCAGCGGCAACAATCAATGGGGCATTACGCCGATCGTCAAGGCGCAGGGCGAGTCGCTGAAAAAAGAGGGCGTTGAACTGGACTATTTCACCATTCAAGGTAAAGGAGTCTTGGGCTATCTTGGAAATTTGCCTGCTTTGCGGGAAAGGATAGAGTCGTTTGAGCCAGACCTTGTCCATGCGCACTATTCGCTTTCGGCGATCACCGCTTCTTTCGCTTGCACGAAACCAATGGTCGTCTCCCTGATGGGCAGCGACACGGTTATTTCACATTACATGAAATGGATCATTGCTCTTTTTGCACGACTAAAATGGCAACGGGTCATTGTCAAGTCACGCAGCATGTTGGATAACATTGGTCTGCGTTTCGCCGAGATTATTCCCAACGGCGTAGAAACCAACTTTTGGCAACCGAAAGAAAAAGAATCCAGCAAACGCAAGGTTGGCTTTGATATAGATCATCCTCAAGTGGTTTGGTTGGCGGAATCCGAAACGATATTCAAAGAATTACCCATTGGCAGAACAGGCTATTGGTCTGGTGGTAAATGA
- a CDS encoding glycosyltransferase — protein sequence MAEQAIGLVVNERLEFKVIHHIQHVEVLDYLNAADVLLLTSRWEGSPNIIKEAMACNCPIVATDVGDIREVFGETEGCYLTSFDPQDVADKLKTALTFAEQYGRTKGRQRIFAIGLDSTTVARKLISIYEKVLEE from the coding sequence TTGGCAGAACAGGCTATTGGTCTGGTGGTAAATGAGCGGCTGGAATTCAAGGTCATTCATCATATCCAACATGTCGAGGTGCTTGACTATCTCAATGCCGCAGATGTCTTGTTGTTGACTTCACGCTGGGAAGGTTCACCTAATATTATCAAAGAAGCAATGGCCTGTAACTGTCCGATTGTAGCGACCGATGTCGGCGATATCCGAGAGGTGTTTGGGGAAACGGAAGGATGTTATCTCACCTCGTTTGATCCGCAGGATGTGGCGGATAAGCTAAAAACCGCATTAACTTTTGCTGAACAATATGGCCGCACCAAGGGGAGGCAGCGAATTTTTGCTATCGGGCTGGACTCCACGACTGTTGCGCGCAAATTGATTTCAATTTACGAAAAAGTACTTGAAGAATAG
- a CDS encoding DegT/DnrJ/EryC1/StrS family aminotransferase: MVPYYSPNISLKTIFNVFLQRDAEKTVVKFFQQLTGKKYVLLTSSCRAALYVAYQSLNQRGDVIASPLTCKSALEPILACDNLIIFSDINPDSFNINPELPNKLGEDAFAIQAIHLGGIPNEMVKIVAFARRHNLFIIEDCAQALGAFIGEHSVGSFGDVACFSLIKTGYGIGGGVLATNDREIYSKATQLQNGFKKFSAKVVLFRLIRSLLETMRPCGLFDSIYRLLMKSRKHSAMFMQERQTSNFEIYLRRPSKLFFQLFAAQIPKLNRYWKMRRTKAKELAKLFELDFYQSIINYPIFIPSFTKFYTKISLPAYEIIPMLWQKGIEAKHLEHKYLSFYQRRFDNDPDFSECQNLNMCDNYFKIHDHIVSLPLFEKMTKKQMTIIKRELDAIRKTNHLV, encoded by the coding sequence ATGGTACCGTATTACTCACCCAATATAAGCCTTAAAACTATTTTCAATGTTTTTTTACAGCGTGACGCTGAAAAGACTGTTGTCAAGTTCTTTCAGCAATTAACTGGCAAAAAGTATGTGCTTTTAACAAGTTCATGTCGTGCTGCATTATACGTGGCCTATCAAAGTCTGAACCAAAGAGGAGATGTGATAGCTTCACCTTTGACGTGCAAATCTGCATTGGAGCCAATCCTTGCCTGCGATAATTTGATTATTTTCTCCGATATTAATCCTGATTCGTTCAATATAAATCCAGAGTTGCCGAACAAGCTTGGAGAAGACGCATTTGCGATTCAAGCTATTCATCTTGGTGGTATACCAAATGAAATGGTGAAAATTGTCGCATTTGCCAGGCGGCATAACCTTTTTATTATTGAAGATTGTGCTCAGGCTCTGGGGGCATTCATTGGTGAACATAGCGTAGGAAGTTTTGGGGATGTTGCTTGTTTTTCGTTGATAAAAACTGGATATGGTATTGGCGGAGGCGTACTAGCAACTAATGATAGGGAGATTTATTCAAAGGCTACTCAATTGCAAAATGGCTTTAAAAAATTTTCTGCCAAGGTTGTTTTGTTTAGATTAATTCGTTCTCTTTTAGAGACAATGCGTCCCTGCGGGCTATTTGACTCTATCTATAGATTATTAATGAAATCTAGAAAACACTCTGCAATGTTTATGCAAGAACGCCAAACATCAAATTTTGAAATCTATTTAAGGCGACCGTCTAAATTATTTTTTCAGCTTTTTGCAGCTCAAATACCAAAATTAAATAGATACTGGAAAATGCGCAGGACTAAAGCAAAAGAACTTGCAAAATTATTTGAACTGGATTTTTATCAATCAATCATTAACTATCCAATATTTATACCGTCTTTTACCAAGTTCTATACCAAAATATCACTACCTGCTTACGAAATTATTCCCATGTTATGGCAGAAAGGTATTGAGGCCAAACATCTGGAACATAAATACTTATCATTTTACCAGCGGCGCTTTGACAATGATCCTGATTTTAGTGAATGTCAGAATCTAAACATGTGTGATAATTATTTTAAAATACATGATCATATTGTCTCGCTGCCACTTTTTGAAAAAATGACAAAAAAGCAAATGACCATTATAAAACGGGAACTTGATGCCATCCGAAAAACCAATCATCTGGTTTGA
- a CDS encoding DUF354 domain-containing protein, producing MPSEKPIIWFDITNVPHVNFLKPLYKLLKDRHDILFTVRDFAESIGLFKSQIAEPFIKVGEHKGQNRIRKVFGVFERTYQLFNFVREFDIKISVGGDSSSLYAKLRRKPSITFDDNEKAPNWRYSHFSDFAFWPEAIPIEDILRQGFRRHKLYQYHGYKEDIYVADYIPDPSFLKQLPFDNYVVVRPENIQANYVNGNRSLVPNLLQGLANSGINILFLPRYKHDIDYASGFKNVCLPDKALNGLDVCYYSDAVLTGAGTLAREAACLGVPSFSFYAGKELLTVDKKMIHDGQMFFSRDADELVNKVLKSSKQEPDLQRTRKIQEEVKGKLFQVLDEFGIA from the coding sequence ATGCCATCCGAAAAACCAATCATCTGGTTTGATATAACCAACGTACCACATGTAAACTTTTTAAAGCCGCTATACAAGCTTTTAAAAGATCGTCATGACATTCTGTTCACTGTTCGAGATTTCGCCGAGTCAATAGGTTTATTCAAATCGCAAATTGCAGAACCTTTCATCAAAGTCGGTGAGCATAAGGGACAAAACAGAATTCGTAAGGTGTTTGGCGTCTTTGAACGAACATATCAATTATTCAATTTTGTTAGGGAATTTGATATCAAGATATCTGTTGGCGGCGATTCATCTTCTCTTTATGCAAAGTTAAGGCGTAAGCCATCTATTACTTTTGATGATAACGAGAAAGCACCAAACTGGCGTTATAGCCATTTTTCCGATTTTGCTTTTTGGCCTGAAGCGATACCGATTGAAGATATTTTAAGGCAAGGTTTTAGGCGTCATAAATTGTATCAATATCATGGTTATAAAGAAGATATTTATGTCGCAGACTATATTCCAGATCCGTCGTTCCTAAAACAATTACCTTTCGACAACTATGTCGTAGTGCGGCCGGAAAATATTCAAGCTAATTATGTAAACGGAAACAGATCATTAGTACCCAATTTACTTCAAGGTTTAGCAAATTCTGGTATAAACATACTTTTTCTTCCGCGATATAAACATGATATAGACTATGCTTCTGGATTTAAAAATGTGTGCCTGCCAGATAAGGCTTTGAATGGTCTTGATGTCTGTTATTATTCTGATGCTGTGTTAACTGGAGCAGGAACACTTGCCAGGGAAGCCGCCTGTCTTGGTGTACCGTCATTTTCTTTCTATGCCGGCAAAGAATTGCTCACAGTGGATAAAAAAATGATCCATGATGGGCAAATGTTTTTTTCTCGCGATGCTGATGAATTGGTTAACAAAGTGCTAAAATCAAGTAAACAAGAGCCCGATTTACAGCGTACAAGAAAAATTCAAGAAGAAGTCAAGGGCAAATTATTCCAAGTATTGGATGAATTCGGTATTGCATGA
- a CDS encoding YgiT-type zinc finger protein, with protein MKCAFCKGELLNGKTVLTFQMSENRIIGVKNVPALICEQCGEESVDFKGSQIVEKNVKNAVSDGMVMGFIDYNDAA; from the coding sequence ATGAAATGTGCATTTTGCAAAGGAGAGCTGTTAAACGGGAAAACGGTGCTTACATTTCAAATGAGTGAAAATCGGATTATTGGGGTCAAGAATGTACCCGCTCTGATTTGTGAACAATGTGGCGAAGAGTCTGTTGATTTCAAGGGGTCTCAAATTGTAGAGAAAAATGTAAAGAATGCAGTGTCCGATGGAATGGTCATGGGGTTTATTGACTATAATGACGCAGCTTGA
- a CDS encoding DUF2283 domain-containing protein, with product MKVEFDSSRDLLYLYFTSKDTKIARTEIVSPGVHIDFDKNDGLVGIEVLDASELMDQKIEFDLRSPHLELEKQ from the coding sequence ATGAAAGTAGAATTTGACAGTTCTCGTGATTTGTTATATCTTTATTTTACATCCAAGGATACAAAAATTGCAAGAACCGAAATTGTGTCTCCCGGTGTTCATATTGATTTTGATAAAAATGATGGACTTGTTGGAATAGAAGTCCTTGATGCGAGTGAATTAATGGATCAAAAAATAGAGTTTGATCTCAGGTCACCACATCTGGAGTTAGAAAAACAGTAA
- a CDS encoding four helix bundle protein codes for MKIRSHRELDVYKLAFESAMKIFEITKGFPKEEKYSLIDQMRRSSRSVCSNIGEAFRKRRYPKAFVSKLSDSEGEAAETQVWLDFSLRCQYINEDFYKDLDTTYDHIIGKIVNMSLQPEKWKY; via the coding sequence GTGAAAATACGTTCACATCGGGAATTAGATGTTTACAAGCTTGCATTTGAATCAGCGATGAAGATATTTGAAATAACAAAAGGTTTCCCAAAAGAGGAAAAATATTCACTGATAGATCAAATGCGTCGTTCATCCAGGTCAGTGTGTTCAAATATTGGTGAAGCTTTTCGAAAACGGAGGTATCCCAAAGCTTTTGTCTCTAAATTATCGGATTCAGAGGGTGAAGCAGCTGAGACTCAAGTATGGCTCGATTTTTCGTTGAGATGTCAATATATAAACGAGGATTTTTATAAAGATCTCGATACAACATATGATCATATAATTGGAAAGATTGTCAATATGTCCCTTCAACCTGAAAAATGGAAATATTAA
- a CDS encoding four helix bundle protein — MSSVRINSAKDLKVYQKAYQLAMVIFEISKSFPKEEKYALTNQIRRSSRSVCLNLREAWAKRRYKAHFISKLTDCDGENSETESSLDFAKDCGFISEETHQKLISQNHEVGKMLGSMIKNPTGFIKTDV; from the coding sequence GTGAGTTCTGTGAGGATTAATTCTGCAAAGGATTTGAAGGTTTATCAGAAAGCGTACCAACTCGCGATGGTGATTTTTGAAATAAGCAAATCCTTTCCAAAGGAAGAAAAATATGCTCTAACGAATCAAATTCGAAGATCTTCGAGATCTGTTTGCCTAAATTTAAGGGAGGCATGGGCGAAAAGAAGATATAAAGCTCATTTTATCAGTAAATTAACGGATTGTGATGGTGAAAATAGTGAAACTGAATCTTCGTTGGATTTTGCAAAAGACTGTGGATTTATAAGTGAGGAAACCCATCAAAAGCTAATTTCACAAAATCATGAGGTCGGAAAGATGCTGGGCTCCATGATAAAAAATCCAACCGGATTCATAAAAACTGACGTCTGA
- a CDS encoding type II toxin-antitoxin system VapC family toxin: MGKQEMNILLDTNIVIYFLKGEKKVVENVRKAENIAISFITEIELNCYDAEPDEMKKISSFLQQIEIFYPVPETVKHTINIRKSTGLKLPDAIICAQSLQHNYTLFSNDKKILNKPLEMKAINPLR, translated from the coding sequence ATGGGAAAGCAGGAAATGAATATATTGCTGGATACTAACATTGTTATCTATTTTCTTAAAGGCGAAAAGAAAGTAGTAGAAAATGTAAGAAAAGCAGAAAATATTGCAATTTCTTTTATTACAGAAATAGAACTTAATTGTTATGATGCAGAACCTGATGAGATGAAAAAAATCAGTTCATTTCTTCAACAAATCGAAATTTTTTATCCTGTTCCGGAAACTGTAAAACATACAATAAATATCCGTAAAAGCACTGGTTTAAAATTACCGGATGCAATAATCTGTGCTCAATCCTTACAGCATAATTATACGCTTTTTTCTAACGATAAAAAAATTCTGAATAAACCTTTAGAAATGAAAGCAATCAACCCTTTGCGATAG
- a CDS encoding DUF4160 domain-containing protein encodes MPTVLRIGPFRFHFYSDESEEPPHIHVATPDGECKFWLNPVRLARNKGVPQYVINSIEKIVFEKNEFLQEKYHEFHKS; translated from the coding sequence ATGCCGACCGTACTGCGAATTGGGCCATTTCGATTTCATTTTTATTCTGACGAATCAGAAGAACCGCCGCATATTCATGTGGCAACGCCCGATGGTGAATGCAAGTTCTGGTTGAATCCTGTACGACTGGCGAGGAACAAAGGTGTACCTCAATATGTTATCAATAGTATAGAAAAAATTGTATTTGAGAAGAATGAATTTTTACAGGAAAAATATCATGAATTCCACAAAAGTTAA
- a CDS encoding DUF2442 domain-containing protein, translating to MNSTKVKNISVEPSAIKAWADERMIYVKLTDGRIIGFPADRFRILKNASDKELKEVEIRLNGYALRWEKLDEDITVPGIVSGKFQLSG from the coding sequence ATGAATTCCACAAAAGTTAAAAATATTTCCGTTGAGCCTTCCGCTATAAAAGCCTGGGCTGATGAGAGAATGATCTATGTAAAATTGACAGACGGTCGCATTATAGGATTCCCTGCTGATCGATTCAGGATTTTGAAAAATGCCTCGGATAAAGAGCTAAAAGAAGTCGAGATAAGACTCAATGGTTACGCGTTACGCTGGGAAAAATTGGATGAAGATATTACAGTCCCGGGTATTGTTTCCGGGAAATTTCAACTATCGGGGTGA
- a CDS encoding four helix bundle protein, which translates to MAVDVYKITDHGEFKRDFELKDQLRRAVVSIASNIAEGEESGTNKQIV; encoded by the coding sequence TTGGCTGTTGATGTTTACAAGATTACAGATCATGGAGAATTCAAGCGGGATTTTGAGTTGAAAGATCAGCTGCGTCGGGCTGTTGTCAGTATTGCGAGTAATATTGCTGAGGGCGAAGAGTCGGGCACGAATAAACAGATAGTATAA
- a CDS encoding PIN domain-containing protein codes for MKIFIDTWGWLALGDRKEKRHQEIKTWYSTIHLNAGMIYTSDYVLDETFTLLFRRLDYKKAIHSLESIQDSVHKHFIKIIWMNPSRFEKAKELRRKFSDKPLISFTDLTSMAIMSEFEINDILTEDSHFLQVGLGFKRIPED; via the coding sequence TTGAAAATTTTTATTGATACATGGGGATGGCTTGCTCTCGGTGATAGAAAAGAAAAACGGCATCAAGAAATTAAGACTTGGTATTCAACAATTCATTTAAATGCTGGTATGATATATACAAGTGATTATGTTCTTGATGAGACCTTTACATTGCTTTTTCGTCGCCTTGATTATAAAAAAGCAATACACTCTTTAGAATCAATTCAGGATTCTGTTCATAAACATTTCATAAAAATAATATGGATGAATCCATCTCGTTTTGAAAAAGCAAAAGAATTGAGGCGTAAATTCTCGGATAAACCTTTGATCTCTTTTACTGATTTGACATCTATGGCTATTATGTCTGAATTTGAAATAAATGATATTCTGACAGAAGATAGTCATTTTTTACAGGTGGGTTTAGGATTTAAAAGAATACCTGAAGATTAA